Proteins from a genomic interval of Oreochromis aureus strain Israel breed Guangdong linkage group 6, ZZ_aureus, whole genome shotgun sequence:
- the LOC116312598 gene encoding extracellular serine/threonine protein kinase FAM20C-like isoform X2: MMWRIRRRSRTICLSLAFITIFIHLLLALVSFSIYHQPCDTPLPPGTHILRDLAHTNYTSVVIRGPAELPTDTIQRDSSHKDGKKMVKSHVRPLSDKGGKNASIESDLLKLEALFGHPLYNMPSPPVPEEDWLLRVKPKVKASERSSQRWVSASQDGYEDVHWNSSSSSHPPWLRFHLGISRWQLYPHHDPNMEPLMQQLAAHRIVSAVQKSGGTQLKLVMSFPNYGQAMFKPMKQERDEETNYNLYYFSDFERHNAEIAAFHLDRILGYRRIPPVAGRLVDVVKEIKDVTTDRKLARTFFTSPVGNECFYGQCSYYCSTEHAVCGRPRDLEGSLAVMLPDLSLARRRTWRSPWRRSYSRSKLAKWETEPEYCSTVKKTPPYDKGTRLVDFIDMMTQQTREPEGYIAVVSLSLSLLSLSLSFSLTHTHTHTQTHTHTRR; encoded by the exons ATGATGTGGCGTATACGCCGGCGCTCCAGGACAATCTGTCTGTCCTTGGCCTTCATCACCATTTTCATTCACCTCCTCCTGGCTCTTGTTTCATTTTCCATTTACCACCAGCCTTGTGACACCCCACTGCCACCCGGGACACATATTCTGAGAGACCTGGCACACACCAACTACACCTCTGTGGTGATCAGAGGTCCAGCTGAGCTACCAACTGATACCATACAAAGAGATTCTTCCCataaagatggaaagaagatgGTTAAGAGTCATGTACGACCACTTTCTGACAAAGGAGGCAAAAATGCCTCGATTGAGTCAGACTTGCTAAAGCTGGAAGCGTTGTTTGGCCACCCACTCTACAACATGCCCAGCCCTCCTGTCCCTGAAGAGGACTGGCTGCTGAGGGTGAAACCAAAAGTCAAGGCGAGTGAGAGGAGCTCCCAGAGGTG GGTGAGTGCGAGCCAGGACGGCTATGAGGATGTTcactggaacagcagcagtagcagccACCCTCCGTGGCTGCGCTTTCACCTGGGCATCTCCCGCTGGCAGCTCTACCCCCATCATGACCCCAACATGGAGCCCCTGATGCAGCAGCTCGCCGCGCACCGCATCGTCAGCGCAG TGCAGAAATCTGGGGGTACTCAGTTGAAGCTGGTGATGTCATTTCCCAACTATGGACAAGCCATGTTCAAGCCTATGAA GCAGGAGAGAGATGAAGAAACCAACTACAACCTGTACTATTTCTCTGACTTTGAGCGGCACAATGCAGAaattgcagcttttcatctggATAG GATTTTGGGTTACAGGAGAATCCCCCCTGTGGCTGGGAGGCTGGTGGATGTGGTCAAGGAGATCAAAGACGTCACTACTGACCGCAAGCTGGCACGAACCTTTTTTACCTCCCCTG TGGGAAATGAGTGCTTCTACGGCCAGTGCTCCTACTACTGCTCAACAGAGCACGCTGTGTGTGGCCGCCCCAGGGACCTGGAGGGCTCCTTGGCTGTCATGCTGCCAGATCTCTCCCTGGCGAGGCGCAGGACCTGGAGATCTCCGTGGAGACGTTCCTACAGCCGCAGCAAGCTGGCAAA GTGGGAGACAGAACCTGAGTACTGCTCCACGGTGAAAAAGACGCCGCCGTACGACAAGGGCACGCGATTGGTGGACTTCATAGACATG ATGACCCAGCAAACAAGGGAACCTGAAGGTTACATTGCAGTTgtatcactctctctctctcttctctctctctctctctctttctctctcacacacacacacacacacacacagacacacacacacacacgcaggtaA
- the LOC116312608 gene encoding dynein light chain 4, axonemal: MAGTGEGKKEEADYKRLHSFPLIRHTDMPEEMRVETMELCVTACEKYATNNESAAKMIKESMDKKFGSSWHVVIGEGFGFEVTHEVKNLLYMFFGGSLAVCVWKCS, from the exons ATGGCCGGGactggcgagggaaagaaagaagaggCCGACTACAAGAGACTGCACAGCTTCCCTCTCATCAGG CACACAGACATGCCAGAGGAAATGAGGGTTGAGACCATGGAGCTGTGTGTTACAGCCTGTGAAAAGTATGCCACCAACAATGAG AGTGCAGCAAAGATGATCAAGGAGTCCATGGACAAGAAATTTGGCAGCTCGTGGCACGTGGTCATTGGCGAAGGCTTCGGCTTTGAGGTCACACACGAGGTGAAGAACCTTCTGTACATGTTCTTCGGAGGAAGCCTGGCCGTCTGCGTGTGGAAGTGCTCGTAG